A DNA window from Helianthus annuus cultivar XRQ/B chromosome 15, HanXRQr2.0-SUNRISE, whole genome shotgun sequence contains the following coding sequences:
- the LOC110911353 gene encoding cytosolic sulfotransferase 12, which yields MPTYLKEDEVSQECKTLLSTLPTESEWIDMTLYNYQGYWHYAKQLQGVLSCQQHFQSHDNDILLVTSPKSGTTWLKAILFSLVNHTRFKQARDDHPLLSNNPHTLVPFLELKLYFENENPDLSSFTSPRLFATHLPYRSLPKSVQDSKCKLVYLCRNPKDIVVSLWAYANKLRLPEMGAKSIEEVFKKFCEGVSLYGPFWDHMLGYWHESLKNPDKIYFLTYEKMKEQPDLHLRRLADFLGCPFSPKEEEENMVRAILEMCSFDILSNLKVNREGTTPSGINYKAFFRNGKVGDWKNYLTIEMVKRLDKICEEKLEGSGLKL from the coding sequence ATGCCAACATATTTGAAGGAAGATGAAGTGAGTCAAGAATGCAAGACCCTACTTTCCACTCTCCCAACTGAAAGTGAATGGATAGATATGACTCTATACAATTATCAAGGTTATTGGCATTATGCTAAGCAATTGCAAGGGGTCCTTTCATGTCAACAACATTTTCAGTCTCATGACAACGATATTCTTCTTGTTACCTCTCCTAAATCAGGCACTACCTGGTTAAAAGCCATATTGTTCAGTTTAGTAAACCATACCCGTTTCAAACAAGCCCGAGATGACCACCCGTTACTATCAAACAACCCACATACGCTTGTGCCATTCTTGGAGCTTAAGCTCTACTTTGAGAATGAGAACCCTGATCTTTCATCCTTCACATCTCCAAGACTTTTTGCCACTCATTTACCGTATCGATCTTTACCTAAATCCGTCCAGGATTCGAAATGTAAGCTTGTTTATCTTTGTAGAAACCCTAAAGATATTGTTGTATCTTTGTGGGCTTATGCAAACAAGTTGAGGCTCCCTGAAATGGGTGCTAAATCAATTGAGGAAGTTTTTAAGAAATTTTGTGAAGGGGTAAGCTTGTATGGACCGTTTTGGGATCACATGTTAGGTTATTGGCATGAAAGCTTAAAGAATCCAGACAAGATTTATTTTTTGACATATGAGAAGATGAAAGAGCAACCGGATCTTCATTTGAGGAGACTAGCTGATTTTTTGGGGTGTCCATTTTCACcaaaagaagaggaagaaaatATGGTTAGGGCTATTTTGGAAATGTGTAGCTTTGATATTTTAAGTAATCTAAAGGTGAACAGGGAAGGGACGACTCCATCTGGCATAAATTACAAAGCATTTTTTCGAAATGGTAAAGTTGGTGACTGGAAAAACTATCTGACCATAGAAATGGTAAAGCGTCTTGACAAAATTTGTGAAGAAAAGTTAGAAGGTTCAGGTTTAAAGTTGTAG